Proteins encoded within one genomic window of Anopheles gambiae chromosome 3, idAnoGambNW_F1_1, whole genome shotgun sequence:
- the LOC133392751 gene encoding uncharacterized protein LOC133392751: MVFGVEGRCHWGESFWYSNPNKYSIYIQLFHGVDNTHIIKYGSELKRGGIIKVLQFVAPSKNHTKARVYVTGALVEKRITVSNDSDAENRLFDGTLTNYRNFVYEVGIVPMLAHVYRTGNNFRNLEISAFLTILEKQGARYRFHREIELNKLLHKMLSGKMHVLLNPVETSKKVFEVAYWKDIQEYCIVLPRRYERMHLQLLLSPFKWQIWLVIVVILVAIQIVSFMFPERVPSYLILKCFFGGGEPEHSLATGNRLIVCVICVLIFLLTETYQAILLSLMSADPFEKNPETVNEFIEQNQTLIITKRANLPNLLPAKLEPLLKEVDQMDVDITLQNASIVSCDLAHFLNTNPYEWSLPVKADLIVIKPRVYYRMKHIIFSWTCPAVRDYQRYMDIMYDVGLYHRQLQIWFPKKMYIRREQTFNDLIVLTDDLIPVWELLGTGLSVSLACFLAEILVSKLKKVKALK; encoded by the exons ATGGTGTTCGGGGTGGAGGGaagg TGTCACTGGGGTGAATCATTTTGGTATTCCAATCCAAATAAGTACTCTATATATATTCAACTATTCCATGGAGTAGACAATACACACATCATCAAGTACGGTAGCGAATTAAAAAGAGGTGGTATTATAAAGGTACTGCAATTTGTCGCCCCATCAAAAAATCATACCAAAGCCAGAGTGTACGTAACTGGTGCGTTAGTAGAAAAAAGGATAACGGTGTCCAATGACAGTGATGCAGAAAACCGATTGTTCGATGGTACATTAACTAATTATCGCAATTTTGTGTATGAAGTTGGGATTGTACCTATGCTGGCACACGTGTATCGAACAGGTAACAATTTCCGTAACCTGGAAATAAGTGCATTCTTAACCATTCTAGAGAAACAAGGAGCAAGATATCGTTTTCACCGTGAAATTGAGCTGAACAAACTTTTGCATAAGATGTTATCTGGAAAGATGCATGTTTTGTTAAACCCGGTAGAGActtcaaaaaaagtatttgAAGTAGCATATTGGAAAGATATACAGGAATATTGCATTGTTTTACCTCGCCGTTATGAGCGAATGCATCTGCAGCTATTGTTGTCCCCATTTAAATGGCAGATATGGTTGGTGATAGTAGTGATTTTGGTTGCAATTCAGATAGTGAGCTTTATGTTCCCCGAGCGCGTGCCGAGTTACTTGATcttaaagtgtttttttggCGGTGGTGAGCCTGAACATAGCCTAGCTACAGGTAATCGACTTATTGTATGTGTAATTTGCGTTTTAATATTCCTATTGACTGAAACCTATCAAGCGATACTTTTGTCTCTCATGTCTGCCGATCCGTTTGAGAAAAATCCCGAAACAGTGAATGAATTTATCGAACAAAATCAAACGTTGATAATTACAAAGAGAGCAAACCTACCTAATCTACTCCCTGCAAAATTAGAGCCCCTGTTGAAAGAGGTGGATCAGATGGATGTTGATATAACACTGCAGAATGCGTCAATAGTGAGTTGCGATCTAGCACATTTTTTGAATACGAATCCGTATGAATGGTCATTACCCGTTAAAGCCGATTTGATTGTGATTAAACCGCGTGTTTATTACCGTATGAAGCACATTATTTTCAGTTGGACATGCCCGGCTGTGCGAGATTATCAGCGATACATGGATATAATGTATGATGTTGGACTGTACCATAGACAACTACAAATATGGTTTCCGAAGAAAATGTACATTCGTCGAGAACAAACGTTTAATGATTTGATTGTGCTAACGGACGATCTAATTCCCGTTTGGGAGCTCCTTGGAACGGGGTTATCAGTATCTTTAGCTTGTTTTTTAGCAGAAATCTTGGTATctaaattgaaaaaagttAAAGCACTAAAGTGA